From Phycodurus eques isolate BA_2022a chromosome 1, UOR_Pequ_1.1, whole genome shotgun sequence, one genomic window encodes:
- the LOC133412724 gene encoding grancalcin-like, with protein sequence MAYPGYGGYGSPMPPQGMPGGPMGRPVLGHMGGPMLGPMGGALPQSGGYSPYGGGYQATYGALAPAANDPMWGYFTAIAGQDGEVDAVELQRCLTQSGFTGTYSPFSLETCRIMIAMLDRDFTGKMGFNEFKELFVALNGWKQNFIMFDRDRSGTVEPHEMNQAISSMGYRISPQALNAVIKRYNKSGRIYFDDYVACCVKLRALTDHFKRRDTMQQGSVHFGYDDFILCTMSI encoded by the exons TATGGCAGCCCAATGCCTCCCCAAGGAATGCCTGGAGGACCAATGGGGAGACCCGTACTTGGTCACATGGGTGGACCAATGCTTGGCCCAATGGGAGGTGCACTGCCCCAGAGTGGTGGGTACTCCCCCTATGGAGGAGGCTATCAGGCAACGTATGGCGCTCTGGCCCCAGCTGCCAATGACCCGATGTGGGGTTACTTCACAGCCATTGCTGGCCAG GACGGTGAGGTGGATGCAGTGGAGCTGCAGAGGTGTTTAACTCAATCTGGCTTCACTGGAACCTACAGCC CATTTAGCCTGGAGACATGCAGAATCATGATCGCGATGCTCGAT AGAGACTTTACAGGTAAGATGGGCTTCAATGAGTTCAAGGAGCTGTTTGTGGCGCTGAACGGCTGGAAGCAGAACTTCATAATGTTTGACCGAGACAGGAGTGGTACCGTTGAGCCCCATGAGATGAACCAGGCAATCAGCTCAATGG GATACCGCATCAGTCCTCAGGCTCTGAACGCCGTCATCAAGCGCTACAACAAAAGCGGCCGCATCTACTTTGACGATTACGTGGCCTGCTGCGTCAAGCTTCGTGCACTCACAG ATCATTTTAAGAGGAGAGATACCATGCAGCAAGGTTCTGTACATTTTGGCTACGATGAT TTCATCCTTTGCACTATGTCCATTTAA